Genomic DNA from Telopea speciosissima isolate NSW1024214 ecotype Mountain lineage chromosome 2, Tspe_v1, whole genome shotgun sequence:
attaccataagtaagatcagagtgctacagaaaaaaaactacaattcaataataaaaggaagcatagcgatacggggaaatggtgataatatatccataagatagtttgtacatttccctccacccacaaacaacgaaaaccaaactgataagtacagaactacatacatagacatatacagggtgagcatactcaaccccaaaaaaaaaagtaaaaagaaactacaactgatccacagtcagaacggaaaaaactcctagcaaaataaaaaggagttaCCCCAGCAAAACATCAGAAGTACTCCTCAACAATCTTCAtaaatgaccaccgagaaagtatgcaaGATCGatatgacctccgttggggtccacaccaacatcatcgtaacaaccaggattctcctcctcgagataagcctccatgtcacatggcatcgatctgcaaaatcatctaagaaaaacattatacaacagagtgtgagccccaccgagctcgtgaggaaataacatcaatcatgcatgcacatgcaatcacaattcacagttcatatgatcctatatgatgtgcaagtccagaaTTTTTTATTAgtcacctaacaatacaactaagtcaggttagtactactacaatccccaatacatgtatccttggtgcgggcttgtAACCCCTTCtggcgatacacccattgagttgtcggagaggaccagtcagccccctcatcagtcaccaaggtcagcccgaccagccctctgtgattaacccgtgggacaatccatttcttttctggctcGTAGCCCATATTCaacattctggtgttcttttcatttcatgcaccatttcggtgttctattcattcctttttctcttttctctttttctaatggtcacccccacaggcatccaacaccttaacccctgttggcaagggtgcgtagcacgggtgatgaaactctagccccatgtctatatggcattgtatgagtcaggtggtgtcaaccgtatcccatactacgggctaccacgggcctcatttccaagccgactacggcatctagtctaacaatcacaatcatcatataagaattcacagtgttgatcaacagacagtcattatgcagtgatttgagtagtttgaataGAAAtagataacacaacatatatgattcaattCTGATTAGCCGGCATAGTATCATAAATACGCATGCATACATGATAGCATTATTCACTCAAttgagttgggttctagatactcgctagcaaactcagttctaacagcagtctgattgttgtcctcgagcatgggatcgattcctagatgtaaatcaaaagttgttatattagggtttcagtctatcaatggtactcctagggttaacctaatcttactgggttgactcggtatTTGATTGGTACACATTTGGGATCATAgggcttgcactgggccttaggctcatgtcccggtgcctcaaccagtgtcagtggcacaaagggtaaaatagttatTTCGATGgttatacctgaccctaggtcagattaggtccATGGTGCTGcccacagcttgcctgtgctgtaggaccaagcacaacagggtttctttcacttgcggggcccacttgggttcccaagcattctccaattaaggacagacatggggaagggttttttggtcatttcccaaccttccacagtgtccaaaggccattgggtgagattccCCAAAGTCATATCAGCAATACAGtaactttccattcactgggcgatggctctgggtgatgtctgcatcgcccagtgcatcgcccagaggctatAAATCGATGttgggctgagttccctaggttgggcttttcaggttatgcccaatcctgatcctctgcatgtttgggggaccAGGTAGCCCCTGGAGTGACctacctcttgatccaaatggatcatccatcaggtccaccatttggctgctagaggctgcccagacagcctagtgaatagtatcacagggttttctcaacGCTTagaattcgattccagccacattCAGGGTTGGAAATGGGTGTAAAATAGTGGTttaaggctgcaaccacctagggtttgatctccGCAGCCATGGCTTACACTCAGGGTTCCATTCAGTCCAACAGGAGCAAGGttgggcagtgcagctatgcacagccagcTTCGGCTCATAAGAACAGCATAATAGAATGATAAAATTCAATAAGaatcccagatcttccatgcataaggtctgcatggcagatctggaggtgctctgggcaaaccctagctgttctgggctgcccagagagcaagAACACATCATACATAGAGAAGTGATGGGGACAGCAGGCATAGGGGGTGTTTTATACCTAAAATGGCCTGAGAGGGGGCTCAGTTTCCAGCTgggatgggtggcagcagctccctctccttcttccttcttctttcttcttccccttcctcttcttcctctcttctttctctcctttctctcccatggatttcagatatgacaagggctctaaaatgagcccaaggccacctatttataggctcagcccttactgaggcttgttttcctaggaaggcctcttttaaaaatcaatttttaaactgattctgactgattctaggcacactggtggggtccatagtgaactgaggctatgaggtggtccctcagacttccctctattagTGGAGGATGCCCATTTTCTTATTAgatggtccccataattaaaaattaataaaatatatagaaacagccactgggcgatgtcactgggccttgctgcatcgcccagtgccatcgcccagagaattctagtaagctgaaattcaatgaggcctgcacaggggtttgacccttggtcagggatttgtccccacatgcctcataggggattttacacacttcctcagaggtgggtcccattgtttggggaggagagagattacctgggatccaaaccatatatcaagttGTGAGatgcacagttgcaggggtctgctatccatcttctaacaggtatatagggaaactggttcaaagtattctcattgatctcattgagtggagtaatgctccacagtgatcctggttgcctggccaAGGGTTCCtacccttcaataaaaaattcaaccagtcaggagtagggtttgacagtTGAGGCTTTAGCCAAGACACGGCCCGACAAGAAAGGAAACCATTTCCAATGAGGAGTTGAGATTATGGCTAAGAATGTTAAACGAGATATAAGGAAAagtgaaaataatgaaaatgcaTGTTACCCTAGTTTTGATTAAAATAAAGAGTATGTTTGATTGTGAATGGTTGTTTATCTTACTTACTGGGCTGTCAAGCTCATTCATAAATGTTTTTTACAAAGAAAGGAGTTAAGGACAAAGGAAAGGGAATCGTGTTCGAGCAGGATCACTTGGATTGAAGGGAACCTTGCTATTCTTGGAAGTTTAGCTAAGGTCTatgatatgttttttttttttgcatgacTATATTAAACTGAGTTGGTGCTAATAGTGTTACCATCCAATGAATGGGTATaagttttaatggtttttaatttgATGCCCCGCTATGACTCTGATAATTATCTTGTTATGGATCTAAGGAATGATTTTACCATGTTAGGTTTGGAGTTTTAAACTTCATGAATATTTAAGATCCATGCATAATATATTTTTAGTAAAACTATTTAAGCTTTGCTTGCACGATCCCCAGTTAGATccggtgtcatgggccccaccagATCTAGTCGTtttgggggtgtgacaaagcaCTTCCCCGCAATGACATAGTGGAACCCAACGCTCCAGTCACTCAAAGTCAATTTGCTGCCATGGAGCAGAAATTGGAACTGCTGATGAAAATAGTTCTACAGAATGATTAACAACAAGGAAATAAAGCTCATGATCCTTAACCCCATCAAAACTAGTATCAAGAAGAGGAAAACAGAAGGTCAGACTCCAATAGACTTGGCAGAAATCGCCACATGCTCCCTCGCCAGTAATCAAACCATGAAGATCAACCAGATCAAGTCAGACACCTCCAGCAATGCTCATAAAAATAAACGTGGCCTAAGAGCAGCTGACAACAAGATAATCAAGAAGAGATCCCTCAGAAAAGAATTCTAGAAGCATAGAACTAGCGAAGTTTGGTTGAAAAAATCCAAGAATTacaagaaaaaatggaaaggaTCCAGAAGAATCAGGACCCCTAGCCCAAGGAGATCAATGACTAGAACTTCTCAGATGAAATGGCTCTCTCTAATGAAATAATGAAAGTACCGCTTCCTCAAGGTTTCAAAATGTTGACGATTAGGAGTTATGACAGAACCTCAGATCCGATATGGAGCATCTTAAAACTTCAAGGCCATGATGTTACTCGAGCCCCCAATTAAATCATGTGCAGAGCCTTCCTTGTTACTCTTACTTCCGACGCCAGGGCTTGGTTCGATCTCGTGGAACCTAGATCAATGAGCAACTTCACTGAATTGGGAAAGATTTTCGCTTGAAACTTCTTGAGCAGCCCAAATCGCAAGAAAAGTGCAGCAAGCTTATCAACAATCAAGCAACGGAAAGGAGAATTCCTTagttcttatctgatgaacttCAATAAAGAAGATATGAAGGTAGAAAACCTCGACTCCATGACGAAGCTAAACACACTGAAAGAGGGAGTTAGAATTATACTGCTTCGAGTCTCCATTGTGAATAAGAGCCCAGAAACCATGACGCCATTCATGGTGTGCAGTGAAAAGTATAACAACATAGAGGAGGCCCTGACGGCCATAAACGAACAAGAAGTGAACTAGAGCACAAAGAGATCTAATCTCAATGACAAGGAGGCAGGACCCGACTAAAGGAAGAAGTATCAACCCAATCCATGCCCAAATCAATATGGGAATCCTCCCTGGATGGAGAGATTCACTCTAGTCAACCGAAGGAGATCAAAGATCTTAATGCAGATAATAGGAACCAACCTTCTATGACAACACGAGAAGCCGAGAACAAATCCAACCAGCAGAGATGAGGACCTCTATTGCCAGTTCCATCGGAACAACGGCCATGACACATATGACTACTATCAACTAAGGGCAGATGTTACCTGAGGAGTTTGTTGCCAATCCTGACTAGTGACAAGGAAGATGGGTCGACCAAAGACTCAAAAGGCCTAAGCAACAGGGTCAATCAGGCCATTGGGAAATTATTCAACCTGAACATGGCTACAACCAGAGAAGGGATATGCAaggagaacagagaagaagaggatataaaCAAGAGAGACCTAGGAAAAACTATTGAAAGACACACATAAGAAAGGGCCTTGGAGGCCCCAACAAGAGTAATCACCATGATAAGTGGAGGTTCAACCATAGGAGGTAGGTCCAGCAACTCAAGGAAAGCATATGTGAGGATGGTCAACCTCATAGAATGGCCAAGGAAGAAGGTTAGAACCGAACTCATAGTGTCTATCACAGGCGAGAACCTCCAAAATGCCTAGTTCCCACATGATGATGCCATGGTGGTGTTAAAGGGAATCGCAAACTGCAATGTCTAAAGGATTTTGGTTGACAGTGGTAGCTCAGCCgacattctctttctttctacaTACGATCGGATGGGCCTTGACAGAGACAAGTTGAACAAACTAGACTACATAATGTAGGGTTTTGACCTATTGCCCCTGAGGACCAAGAGTAAATGACCTTCACATGCTCTTTTGGAAGCTTTGCATATCGTTGTATGCCATTTGGGTTGTGCAATGCTCCAACCTCTCTTTAGCATTGTATGATGAGTATTTTCTCAAATATGGTGGAGAATTTTCTTGGAGTCTTTATGGACGATTTATCCATTCATGGTTCCACTTATACTAAGTGTCTCCATCAGCTCCGATTGGTCTTGGAAAGATGTACGAAGAAAAATCTAGTTCTCAATTGGGAAAAGTGCCATTTCATGGTGAAAGAAGGCATCATTCTACGCCATGTGATTTCCAAAGATGGGATTAAAGTAGATAAATccaaggtggaccttattgtcacTTTACCATCCCCCAAAACTATAAAGGATGTCAAATCGTTCTTGGGGCATGCTGGCTTTTATAGACGATTTATCAAGGACTTTAGCAAAGTTACTAGAACCCTAACCAATTTGTTGACCAAGGACCAAGCCTCTGTCTTTTCCAAGGAGTGCTTTAAGACCTTTGACCATCTGAAAAAAGAGCTGACCACTGCCCCCATCATTCATGCCCCCATTTGGATTGGACCTTTTGAATTGAtgtgtgatgcttttgatttttctattgggtctgttttagggcaaagaatcaacaagcTATCTCATgtcatttattatgcaagtaagACCTCAAACGATGCACAACTCAATTACACTACCACTGAATTCTTAGCTATTGTGTTTGCTTTGGAGAAATTTAGGTCCTACTTGATTAGATCACGTGTACACATTTACACAAACCATGCATCCCTCAAGTATCTCTTTGCAAAGAAAGATGCTAAGGCTCGTCTCATTCATTGGGTCTTACTACTCGAAGAGTTTGACTTAGACATATGGGATAAAAAAGGGATAGAAAACACTATGGCGGATCACCTTTCCCGATTGCCCAATGCTTTGATTGATGAATCCCCAGTGAATGAGAATTTCCCTAATGAGCAATTGATGGGAGTGCCTCCTGAACCATGGTTTGCTGACATACTAAATTATTTAGCCATAGGTGAGACACCTgaacattggtccacccaagataagtaTCAGTTTCATTCACGGATCAAGTATTATTTCTGGGATGATCCATACTTATTTAAGACTTTTTTGATTAGATCATTCAATGTTGTGTTCCCGATCATGAGCAGCTTgctatcttatctttttgccatggtTAAGCATGTGTGGGACATGTCGGTCCTAAGAAGACAGTGGCCAAAGTCTTGcaatgtggattttattggcgaAGTCTTTTTAAGGATGCATTCCATTATTGCAAAGCCTGCAATGCTTGTCAATCTCTGGGCCGCGTCACCAAAATAAATATGATGTCACTCAACCCAATTCTAGTGGTTGAGATCTTTGATGTCTGGGGCATTGATTTTATGAGCCCATTTCCAAATTCATTTGGGAATTTATACATTTTGCTGGCTATTGATTATGTCTCTAAGTGGATCGAAGCCATCTCTTGCAAGTCCAATGACCATATTGTGGTTGTCAAGTTCCTCAAGGAGAATATTTTATCCCATTTCGATAGACCCCGTGCTATCATTGGTgatggaggaaagcatttttgCAACCGACCTTTTGAGActctcatgaaaaagtatgggATCACCCACAAACTGGCTACACCTTACCACCCTCAAACCAGTGGCCAAGTGGAGGTATCTAATAGACAAATCAAGCAAATATTGGAGAAAACTATCAAGCCAAATCGCAAGGATTGGTCCCTTAGCATTGTGGAcgccttgtgggcccatagaACTGCGTTCAAGACTGATCTTGGACAATCCCCTTACTGCCTTGGGTATGAAAAGGTTTGTCACCTTCCTATTGAGCTAGAACATAGAGCATTTTGGGCAATCCAAAAGCTGAATTTTGATTTGCCCACTACCGGTTCCCATAGAAAACTCCAACTACTTGAGTTGGAGGAGGTCCATAATGATGCCTATGAGGATGCATGGATCTATAAGGCAAAGACCAAGGCCTTTCATGACCAAAAGATTCTTAGGAAAGTTTTCATAGTAGGTGATAAGGTGCTTCTCTACAATTCCCACTTAAATTTATTTCTAGGGAAGCTGCGATCCCAATGGGATGGCCTATGCATTGTACAATAGGTTTTTTCTCATGGAGCTATAGTGATTTTAAATCCCAAGGATAGAGCGATTTTCAAATTCAGCGCCTTAAGCCTTATTTGAAGTTACCAGCTGTTTCTGAAGAGGTCATAGATCTCCATGAGCCCTTTTACCCTGAGCAACCATGACCACATCAGGTGTAATTCCCTATGTTGTCCTGCTTTACTTTGTTCCCTATTatttttctgcatgcattgaagATATTGCATCATTTAAGTATGGGGGAGGGAATTCATTGAACTTTTAGTCCTTACTTAGGTTCAAGAACGAGTTTTGTAGCCTCtttgattttgtttattttttttttaaagaatttgaGAGCTTCCAAATACCCtacactttgaagtaataaGAATTCCGTAACGAGGAAGGGAATTGGAATATATCTCAAGGTGGGATTTAAgtggaaaattttttttaaatcaaaagcaCTGTCATCTGTGAGAGCCGATCTTATTAGTACTCTTGTTTACACAAGTCTTGCTTAGGAGCTAAGGCTAGACCGTGGCACACTTGCATGATGAGTattatttctttaaaaaaaaaatgtgataatGTAAGGGTTGGTTCATTGGTTGTAGACGATAGGGTGCTCCACCTGAGGAAGTGAGGTTCCTTGATCGAGAACACCTCTTAACCACCCCCTTgtcaagagaaagaaaagaagtttgaactcatactgcatcaattTCTAAATCCACAAAGTGGCAATCAAAagatatatgcactgagaatctattccaacactacttagtaacatgggtgtctggtgcaagccctgcatgtcattcaagccaaaCGTAGTAGAGGaacatttgagttcaatacttaGAAATATATGGCAAAGTGCTATTGAGACCGTGTATGTGCTTAAAGGTTCTACCCAAGCTCCGAGCTGAAGTCTTTTGTAATCTAGATAACCCACTCTATCTAATCTCGAGGGAAAATAGTGTGACCAACCTAAATAAAAGAGTTTCCCTAATTTACATGTATAACAGTTCCACaactcagagtgggataataaagttcaacTATGGGGGATATCTggaaaatctcaaagtaaatcATTTTCATCTTGAAGCGGCTAAAGTCTTTACCTTGGCCACAGTTTGGATTCACAATTGAATTTGTATGTATATTCATTACAAACACTCATGAGACACAACTTGTCCCCTAAGGTAACTGATTgtgtcgttaaccggtcaaaaataaaaccctaaacaaatctagcaagtagcaagtaaggggtcgatctacgtgGAACTAGAAAGCTAAAGTActaagatgaaagtgatgaaaattaaaatgcaataaatctgattttaaactaagaacaaaagacACAACTCTAAACTAACAACGctgtgcaaatacgggagaagactatctttagggtttgaatccccaatgggttgctattcaattcagttgcatgcttcggtttattataaccacaggcctaataataccacagagtGTAGGGTTCCTcttaggtatggactatcttaacgagtactatcgtccttcgcttatagggcttggcacgcttagttttTTTAgatataatccatcatcggtataaccacataagaacaaaataccattgcttgaatgaaaaataatgaatcagagaaacaaaatttttctactaaatacatcaattaaaatcatctaaatagggatggggtctcaacatcaagcaatcaagcatacaaactagaatttttaaataacaaacaccattagtttatctacacctaaagatagaaagaacttaaccaatcatggtggaaggcaacaaaggacaacaatggtgatgatgatccatgAAGCTGGAACAgtgatcttcctcctctccttcttgccaaacccaagatccaaaaataaaacaaaaaagaaacaaaagaagaaagatgaaataagaagaagaagaagagaagagggcacggCTAATGGCTATAGAATCGAATGGGATCCTCTTTGAATGGCAATCTGTCCGTGGGTTTATATATCTATAGGagattttaataataaaaaaaagaaaaaaaaaggaaagcacGATAGATAGAAATAATGATGGACATCCAGAATCCGTGAGGGATTTGGATAGAATAGCTataagaggagggagagagaagtgaaATATAATTAGGAATGGTAGGACCCATTAAGGAtttgagagggagaaggagagaaaattgaAGCTGGAGTGATAGAGAAATAATCCGTAGTagatgagagggagatattagggaggagagagaaagtttaATGTAAATTATCATGTTaattaaaattctctttttgagaatatctctctttcttggtcCCGGGTGGCCCCAAtctgagaattaaagttgctcctgAGCCCAATATCGAATATCTTTTGAAAATATCCaaattttatgaaattatgattatgcccttgggtcttcagtgaagcttcttcccatctcgcccttgatcgcatatgagtcgatccatgggtagactggtGCCTGTGTAAcattgaactcctccaatctgtttttctcaatttagtcttcaaaaatgcacttttttccaattctttcaatatgtcaaaaatacccctgtaccctgatAAGACAGAAAATGCCCAAGGTACCTCCATTCTAAGCAaataaaatgcagaattaaatgggataatttcacacataaatgtgctcatcaaatacccccacacttagattttgctagccctcgagcaaaaagaaaataaagaaaacaacaaaataaaatctaactcactttcataggaatcacggttgcacttagcatgtgcaacaagcctttaaacccctaggttacccctagtggacaagTTTTATCTCGGGAGTGTTTGCggggaatatacacacaaaatttatgatgcaagtttaaattttgacaatgggtaagaagcacacaccaaacccgaaactaagatgccctacttaagttcaagaagacaaaggtacccccatACTTGAGCTCTTTATTACCcagtattgattctagcaacaggcacacatcctaattagggaatctctccatatcttccaaacaccaaCTTACctaaggtaagaccactcatgacgtcGAGGGCACCATGGACTTTAGGCTTCGGAGCATTTTTGaccatacaattgtaccaaggcaatgacatttcttctcctctcttttttttttcacaatgaactccatttgttactccactactgttcctcaaatgccatgcagggtcactacacaagacacccaagctacttggtagctttgtttcttacatatatccagaAGGATAGTGATGCTAAAGTTCTTTTTCAGAGATTTCACCCCAAGGAGttttgatcaagtcacctcgcttccaGAGACtgagtgccctgtctagctccaaggaattcaactcttacttgttatttttttatttttttattatgtgaTTCTCAAATCTGTGCAATGTTCTGgctttttaagctttctagaaggctcatgtaatgagctttaagccaaccactcccaagccaaatggctttaggggattgagtgtgaaacactcctcgggcgtactcactcgaaccaaaaaggctacaagcccTAACAGGATTCAAGAATACAAGTAATAATAACCTAACAGGCCACTCCTACCGTTTTACGCGAGACTCcgggcttgtggcctagatgccccggttactaagttgaagcaacaGGACTAAACTCTcatgaaattttatttattttttttaagtttatgccatgccaaaactaaacttggtcttagctcctaaccaaaagctcaaagaaacacaaaacagccaagtggtctgtcccttcgataagatggggctcttattgtttgagtcaaaacccaccttaggatacatactagctactgtcctctcaacagggttttcattacttcagattagggttcctaagtctcttTCTCCCGCatttcgcatcaaagtaacagagagacatgtaaaacttaccaaaagccaaaaaataaaaatttgccaatcggtctcacacccccccccacacttaaagtatgcagtgtcctcaatgcatgcagaagaaCAAAAACAAGGTTAAGTGAAGGAGTGTACCAAAAATCAGTAATATACGACAAAAAAGTGCATCCAGCAAGCAGTAGTAGgtacctcaaaaaaaaaaaaaaaaccaaacaaacacaaaaacaaaagtactaaagaaagaaaaaaaaatagtgggttgcctccTAAGAGCGCTAAGTTTAACGTCTTCAGCCAGACGACAGAGTGACTCACAGAGGGTCAAAGATCAAATCATGCCAAGGAGTCggtttagaagaaggttggggagatgtaaccAAAGGAGGAAGcggctcaaacctaactgtccaGGGTGGCTGTTctaaagagggtgaggaatctagcaaagtatgcacCTCTTTAGTGTTTGCCTCATACTCATCTCTATAGTGctgcaaagggtcatcaataagcatgtgtgaagtgtgatcagccacaactttatctaataaatccaat
This window encodes:
- the LOC122650716 gene encoding uncharacterized protein LOC122650716; translation: MSLNPILVVEIFDVWGIDFMSPFPNSFGNLYILLAIDYVSKWIEAISCKSNDHIVVVKFLKENILSHFDRPRAIIGDGGKHFCNRPFETLMKKYGITHKLATPYHPQTSGQVEVSNRQIKQILEKTIKPNRKDWSLSIVDALWAHRTAFKTDLGQSPYCLGYEKVCHLPIELEHRAFWAIQKLNFDLPTTGSHRKLQLLELEEVHNDAYEDAWIYKAKTKAFHDQKILRKVFIVGDKVLLYNSHLNLFLGKLRSQWDGLCIVQ